From one Deltaproteobacteria bacterium genomic stretch:
- a CDS encoding neutral/alkaline non-lysosomal ceramidase N-terminal domain-containing protein, whose translation MGKVQLIVLLGALLLVGGCGPKRIPVALSIPPSGSGTHTLAGAAKIDITPPLGGSLFGHGPNSPRARGHRGRLHCRAVYLEDLRGEALALVVCDLQSISLLLHHEVAAELQRRIGLGMDRILLSATHTHAGPAHYFGSESYSGPLSSARPGRDPRMVRLLTDRIADVVVLARDRARTGGEARLSWVDAELPPGTVRNSSLEPHCDNGDPMAGGATTCGKPQVRPDPEAEVDRSMTVLKVERKEGAAWKLIALHATIAMHPTVVENLNTLFHADAYGVATEHAEGVLNQSKKVYPDPTVVVALANGAGADVIGNYHRQTWDEARRIGGLIGQTLVQAATREVTPQEGFELARAFGIYRLSRAPVLDPETPGAVPPRIAQQGARPGAALCKDAELGNATAGGAEDGRTAFYYASPLFRDGVRKPKRRDRCHRPRLSFQTTFQKVTFAHHGFPESAPLQVVRIGDRALVAVPAELSTTAGLTLQAELEAQLEKRVRVVGYANGYMQYITTWREYRWQYYQGASNLWGPETLAFLWARLSKLAARAPWSDDRAVDLAEPETAFRLPGERRRLPDPLDLPARDAKVLWSRPLPGGGGFELVWRGRSPSTLHPDADGDGVADPLPVLLRVDQCDDAGNCQPLTDALGRPVDDRSSRLELTYLGRRSPEQTLPGARELKGHELHDPKRKRKKDFHHWQARWFAEGTAPGTYRMTVVDREGGVLLGQEVVVPE comes from the coding sequence ATGGGGAAGGTCCAGCTCATCGTCCTGCTCGGGGCGCTCCTCCTCGTGGGGGGCTGTGGTCCGAAGCGCATCCCGGTCGCCCTCTCGATCCCGCCCTCCGGCAGCGGCACCCACACCCTGGCCGGCGCCGCCAAGATCGACATCACGCCGCCCCTGGGGGGCTCGCTCTTCGGCCACGGGCCCAACAGCCCCCGGGCCCGCGGGCACCGCGGCCGCCTCCACTGCCGGGCCGTCTACCTCGAGGACCTCCGGGGCGAGGCCCTGGCCCTGGTGGTCTGTGACCTCCAGTCCATCTCCCTGCTCCTGCACCACGAGGTCGCCGCCGAGCTCCAGCGGCGGATCGGCCTGGGCATGGACCGGATCCTGCTCTCGGCCACCCACACCCACGCCGGGCCGGCCCACTACTTCGGCTCGGAGAGCTACTCGGGGCCCCTCTCCAGCGCGCGGCCCGGCCGCGACCCCCGCATGGTGCGCCTGCTCACCGACCGCATCGCCGACGTGGTGGTGCTCGCCCGGGACCGGGCGCGGACCGGCGGCGAGGCGCGCTTGAGCTGGGTGGACGCCGAGCTGCCCCCGGGCACGGTGCGCAACTCCAGCCTCGAGCCCCACTGCGACAACGGCGATCCGATGGCGGGCGGGGCCACGACCTGCGGCAAGCCGCAGGTGCGCCCGGACCCCGAGGCCGAGGTCGACCGCTCGATGACGGTGCTGAAGGTCGAGCGCAAGGAGGGGGCGGCCTGGAAGCTGATCGCCCTCCACGCCACCATCGCCATGCACCCGACGGTGGTGGAGAACCTCAACACCCTCTTCCACGCCGACGCCTACGGGGTGGCCACCGAGCACGCCGAGGGGGTGCTCAACCAGTCGAAGAAGGTCTACCCGGACCCGACGGTGGTGGTGGCCCTGGCGAACGGGGCCGGGGCCGACGTCATCGGCAACTACCACCGCCAGACCTGGGACGAGGCCCGGCGCATCGGCGGCCTGATCGGCCAGACCCTGGTCCAGGCCGCGACCCGGGAGGTGACGCCCCAGGAGGGCTTCGAGCTCGCCCGGGCCTTCGGCATCTACCGGCTCTCGCGGGCGCCGGTGCTCGACCCCGAGACCCCGGGCGCGGTGCCGCCGCGCATCGCCCAGCAGGGGGCGCGCCCCGGGGCGGCCCTCTGCAAGGACGCCGAGCTGGGCAACGCCACCGCCGGCGGAGCCGAGGACGGGCGGACGGCCTTCTACTACGCCAGCCCCCTCTTCCGGGACGGGGTGCGCAAGCCGAAGCGCCGCGACCGCTGCCACCGCCCCCGCCTCTCCTTCCAGACGACCTTCCAGAAGGTCACCTTCGCCCACCACGGCTTCCCCGAGAGCGCGCCCCTCCAGGTGGTGCGCATCGGCGACCGGGCCCTGGTGGCGGTGCCCGCCGAGCTCTCCACGACCGCCGGTTTGACCCTTCAGGCAGAGCTGGAAGCGCAGCTGGAAAAGCGTGTGCGGGTAGTAGGTTACGCCAACGGTTACATGCAATACATCACCACCTGGAGGGAGTACCGCTGGCAGTACTATCAGGGCGCCTCGAACCTCTGGGGACCCGAGACCCTGGCCTTCCTCTGGGCGCGGCTCTCGAAGCTCGCGGCCCGGGCGCCCTGGTCGGACGACAGGGCCGTCGACCTGGCCGAGCCCGAGACCGCCTTCCGCCTGCCGGGTGAGCGGCGCCGGCTCCCCGACCCCCTGGACCTGCCCGCCCGCGACGCCAAGGTCCTCTGGTCCCGGCCCCTCCCCGGGGGCGGCGGCTTCGAGCTGGTCTGGCGGGGGCGCTCGCCCTCGACCCTGCACCCCGACGCCGACGGCGACGGAGTGGCCGACCCCCTGCCGGTGCTGCTGCGGGTCGATCAGTGTGACGACGCCGGGAACTGCCAGCCCCTCACCGACGCCCTGGGTCGGCCGGTCGACGACCGCTCGTCGCGCCTGGAGCTGACCTACCTCGGGCGCCGCTCCCCGGAGCAGACCCTGCCCGGGGCCCGGGAGCTGAAGGGCCACGAGCTCCACGATCCGAAGCGGAAGCGGAAGAAGGACTTCCACCACTGGCAGGCCCGCTGGTTCGCCGAGGGGACCGCCCCCGGCACCTACCGGATGACGGTCGTCGACCGCGAGGGCGGGGTGCTCCTGGGACAGGAGGTCGTGGTCCCCGAGTAG
- a CDS encoding DUF1566 domain-containing protein encodes MKRLALPLFAILGLGLLLVAGACPEFGDDYPCAESSECINGKVCGSGGLCVDPGGDDGGLPDAGDDGGVPDGNLPDGGDDGGTPDAASDGGDDGGTPDAASDGGDDGGTPDGSSDGGTGPTDCTATYCPMPDSPTEWCSNGSAAVACADALTGTFAPQDGHHRSLMPSYTVSGQIVLDEVTDLWWQQIPGSPAIYTEAESFCRNLTLQDGGGNPFQGWRLPTLAELMSLADWGITASTDRYDGVFGRTSSPVYWSSEEFSNGSGYRYVLDYDQAEKDNILPSALAAIRCVRGTPRWQGPLEWANGSWRDPTTNLLWSDTVDQVTTRNLEEAFGDCAALTEGGHAWRLPSLKEWATVFDVTKTNLAPRVRDLHPADQGENYWSSTPDSESPGSGFFNAYLGSNSMIFVYSTTSTSRRRVMCVADGP; translated from the coding sequence ATGAAGCGGCTCGCCCTCCCCCTCTTCGCGATCCTCGGCCTCGGCCTGCTGCTGGTGGCCGGCGCCTGCCCCGAGTTCGGCGACGACTACCCCTGCGCCGAGAGCAGCGAGTGCATCAACGGCAAGGTCTGCGGCAGCGGCGGCCTCTGCGTCGATCCCGGCGGGGACGACGGCGGCCTCCCCGACGCGGGCGACGACGGCGGGGTGCCCGACGGCAACCTCCCGGACGGCGGCGACGACGGCGGGACGCCCGACGCCGCCAGCGACGGCGGCGATGACGGCGGGACCCCCGACGCCGCCAGCGACGGCGGCGACGACGGCGGCACCCCTGACGGCAGCAGCGACGGCGGCACCGGCCCCACCGACTGCACCGCGACCTACTGCCCGATGCCCGACTCGCCCACCGAGTGGTGCTCGAACGGCTCGGCCGCCGTGGCCTGCGCCGACGCCCTGACCGGGACCTTCGCCCCGCAGGACGGGCACCACCGGAGTCTCATGCCCTCCTACACCGTGAGCGGTCAGATCGTCCTCGACGAAGTCACGGACCTCTGGTGGCAGCAGATCCCCGGCTCCCCCGCGATCTACACCGAGGCCGAGAGCTTCTGCCGCAACCTCACCCTGCAGGACGGCGGCGGCAACCCCTTCCAGGGCTGGCGCCTGCCCACCCTGGCCGAGCTGATGTCCCTGGCCGACTGGGGCATCACGGCCTCGACCGACCGCTACGACGGGGTCTTCGGCCGCACGAGCAGCCCGGTCTACTGGAGCTCGGAGGAGTTCAGCAACGGCAGCGGCTATCGCTACGTGCTCGACTACGACCAGGCCGAGAAGGACAACATCCTGCCCAGCGCCCTGGCCGCGATCCGCTGCGTGCGGGGCACCCCCCGCTGGCAGGGCCCCCTCGAGTGGGCCAACGGCTCCTGGCGCGACCCCACCACGAACCTCCTCTGGTCGGACACGGTGGATCAGGTCACGACCCGCAACCTGGAGGAGGCCTTCGGCGACTGCGCGGCCCTCACCGAGGGGGGCCACGCCTGGCGGCTGCCCTCGCTCAAGGAGTGGGCCACGGTCTTCGACGTCACGAAGACGAACCTGGCCCCGCGCGTGCGGGACCTGCACCCGGCGGATCAGGGCGAGAACTACTGGAGCTCGACCCCGGACAGCGAGAGCCCCGGCTCGGGCTTCTTCAACGCCTACCTCGGCTCGAACTCGATGATCTTCGTCTACTCCACCACCTCGACCAGCCGGCGGCGGGTGATGTGTGTGGCGGATGGGCCCTAG